A DNA window from Zingiber officinale cultivar Zhangliang chromosome 3A, Zo_v1.1, whole genome shotgun sequence contains the following coding sequences:
- the LOC122053816 gene encoding pentatricopeptide repeat-containing protein At4g16470-like isoform X1, which translates to MRAEGLEVNQVTMAVLLRACYGSEDKVAGCQLQAFANKAGLQSHELLQNSILSMFSRLACFKEVMKFVIIQNRSIASWNILLSSYSFIGDVSRVVKCYRKMRLEVTPSNETLTLPISAFAKCEHLPGGREQSCCMMNAK; encoded by the exons ATGCGAGCGGAGGGTCTTGAGGTGAATCAAGTCACAATGGCGGTCTTGCTTCGAGCATGCTATGGTTCCGAAGACAAGGTCGCAGGGTGCCAACTACAAGCATTTGCGAACAAGGCAGGCCTCCAAAGTCATGAGTTgcttcaaaattcaattttgagCATGTTCAGTAGATTGGCTTGCTTCAAAGAGGTCATGAAGTTTGTCATCATTCAAAACAGGAGCATTGCCTCTTGGAATATCCTCCTATCATCCTACTCTTTCATAGGGGATGTTTCCAGAGTAGTCAAGTGCTATAGGAAGATGAGACTAGAGGTGACTCCTAGCAATGAGACTCTAACTTTGCCCATCTCTGCATTCGCCAAGTGTGAGCATCTCCCTGGTGGAAGAGAG CAGTCATGTTGCATGATGAATGCCAAGTGA
- the LOC122053816 gene encoding pentatricopeptide repeat-containing protein At4g16470-like isoform X2, whose amino-acid sequence MRAEGLEVNQVTMAVLLRACYGSEDKVAGCQLQAFANKAGLQSHELLQNSILSMFSRLACFKEVMKFVIIQNRSIASWNILLSSYSFIGDVSRVVKCYRKMRLEVTPSNETLTLPISAFAKCEHLPGGRESCCMMNAK is encoded by the exons ATGCGAGCGGAGGGTCTTGAGGTGAATCAAGTCACAATGGCGGTCTTGCTTCGAGCATGCTATGGTTCCGAAGACAAGGTCGCAGGGTGCCAACTACAAGCATTTGCGAACAAGGCAGGCCTCCAAAGTCATGAGTTgcttcaaaattcaattttgagCATGTTCAGTAGATTGGCTTGCTTCAAAGAGGTCATGAAGTTTGTCATCATTCAAAACAGGAGCATTGCCTCTTGGAATATCCTCCTATCATCCTACTCTTTCATAGGGGATGTTTCCAGAGTAGTCAAGTGCTATAGGAAGATGAGACTAGAGGTGACTCCTAGCAATGAGACTCTAACTTTGCCCATCTCTGCATTCGCCAAGTGTGAGCATCTCCCTGGTGGAAGAGAG TCATGTTGCATGATGAATGCCAAGTGA